The following coding sequences lie in one Glycine max cultivar Williams 82 chromosome 19, Glycine_max_v4.0, whole genome shotgun sequence genomic window:
- the LOC100781329 gene encoding BTB/POZ domain-containing protein POB1, whose product MKDFNSDLFDPGMVMDSSSSDYSRSASSSDADFGFAFNDSNFSDRILRIEIMGDPVEARPDSEGCTTIADWARHRKRRREDIKKDNVVDLTLLPDEQILNENQPDMDDFVPSENQDEDAVAMVEEPPSGDEAANSNDSNWNMDCSAVVRVRTLHISSPILAAKSPFFYKLFSNGMRESEQRHVTLRINASEEAALMELLNFMYSNTLSITSPPALLDVLMAADKFEVASCMRYCSRLLRNIPMTPESALLYLELPSSVLMADAVQPLTDAAKQYLASRYKDITKFQEEVMGLPLAGIEAILSSDELQVASEDAVYDFVLKWVRTQYPKLEERREVLGTRLARLIRFPYMTCRKLKKVLTCNDFDHDVASKLVLEALFFKAEAPHRQRILAAESASFNRLFVERAYKYRPVKVVEFELPRQQCVVYLDLKREECTNLFPSGRVYSQAFHLGGQGFFLSAHCNMDQQSSFHCFGLFLGMQEKGSVSFAVDYEFAARSRPTEEFVSKYKGNYVFTGGKAVGYRNLFAIPWTTFMAEDSLYFINGVLHLRAELTIRH is encoded by the exons ATGAAGGATTTCAATTCGGATCTATTTGACCCGGGAATGGTGATGGATTCTTCCTCCTCCGATTACTCTCGCAGTGCTTCCTCTTCCGACGCCGATTTCGGGTTCGCTTTCAATGACAGTAATTTCTCCGACAGGATCCTCCGAATCGAGATCATGGGGGACCCCGTCGAGGCCCGACCCGACTCCGAGGGTTGCACCACCATCGCCGACTGGGCTCGCCACCGCAAGAGGAGACGCGAGGATATCAAGAAGGATAACG TTGTTGATCTTACTTTATTGCCCGACGAGcaaattttgaatgaaaatcaGCCTGATATGGACGATTTTGTACCCTCTGAGAATCAAGATGAAGATGCGGTTGCAATGGTTGAAGAACCCCCTTCAg GTGATGAGGCGGCAAATAGCAATGATTCAAATTGGAATATGGATTGCTCTGCAGTTGTGAGAGTTAGAACACTACACATCAGTTCTCCTATTTTGGCTGCTAAAAGTCCTTTCTTCTACAAG CTTTTCTCAAATGGAATGAGGGAGTCAGAGCAGAGGCATGTCACCCTAAGAATTAATGCTTCTG AGGAAGCTGCTCTTATGGAGCTTCTGAATTTTATGTATAGTAATACCTTGAGCATTACTTCACCACCTGCTTTATTGGATGTGTTGATGGCTGCTGACAAATTCGAAGTTGCTTCCTGTATGAGATACTGTAGCCGATTATTGCGGAATATACCTATGACACCTGAGTCTGCATTGCTTTACCTTGAGCTTCCTTCTAGTGTCTTAATGGCTGATGCAGTTCAACCATTGACTGACGCAGCAAAGCAGTATCTTGCCAGTCGATACAAAGATATAACAAA GTTCCAGGAAGAGGTTATGGGCTTGCCTCTAGCTGGAATAGAAGCAATATTGTCTAGTGATGAACTCCAGGTTGCATCAGAGGATGCTGTATATGACTTTGTGTTGAAGTGGGTCCGAACACAGTATCCAAAACTAGAAGAGCGGAGAGAAGTCCTGGGTACACGACTTGCCCGTTTAATTCGCTTCCCTTACATGACCTGTCGAAAACTTAAGAAGGTCTTAACCTGCAATGACTTTGACCATGATGTTGCATCCAAGCTTGTACTCGAAGCCCTCTTTTTCAAGGCTGAGGCTCCACACCGCCAGCGGATACTAGCTGCTGAGTCTGCTTCCTTCAATCGACTTTTTGTGGAGCGGGCATACAAGTATCGCCCTGTTAAGGTGGTGGAATTTGAACTTCCGCGGCAGCAGTGTGTGGTTTACTTGGATCTGAAGCGGGAGGAGTGCACCAATTTGTTCCCATCTGGCCGAGTATATTCACAGGCATTCCATTTAGGTGGACAAGGGTTTTTCTTATCAGCACATTGCAACATGGACCAACAGAGCTCTTTCCATTGCTTTGGCCTGTTTTTAGGAATGCAGGAAAAGGGCTCAGTTAGCTTTGCCGTTGACTATGAGTTTGCTGCTAGGTCAAGGCCAACAGAGGAATTTGTTAGCAAGTACAAAGGCAATTATGTATTCACTGGGGGAAAGGCCGTCGGATATAGAAACTTGTTTGCAATTCCATGGACAACGTTCATGGCTGAAGATAGTCTTTACTTTATCAATGGTGTACTTCACCTTAGAGCTGAGCTCACCATCCGACACTGA
- the LOC100780256 gene encoding probable tRNA N6-adenosine threonylcarbamoyltransferase encodes MKRMIALGFEGSANKIGVGVVTLDGTILSNPRHTYITPPGQGFLPRETAQHHLQHVLPLIKSALETAQITPHDIDCLCYTKGPGMGAPLQVSAIVVRVLSLLWKKPIVAVNHCVAHIEMGRIVTGADDPVVLYVSGGNTQVIAYSEGRYRIFGETIDIAVGNCLDRFARVLTLSNDPSPGYNIEQLAKKGEKFIDLPYVVKGMDVSFSGILSYIEATAAEKLKNNECTPADLCYSLQETLFAMLVEITERAMAHCDTKDVLIVGGVGCNERLQEMMRTMCSERGGRLFATDDRYCIDNGAMIAYTGLLEFAHGASTPLEDSTFTQRFRTDEVKAIWREANLAKLNGLAEKST; translated from the exons ATGAAGAGAATGATAGCCTTGGGGTTTGAGGGTTCAGCGAACAAGATTGGTGTTGGGGTAGTGACCTTAGATGGCACAATTCTTTCAAACCCACGGCACACATACATCACTCCTCCTGGCCAAGGCTTTCTTCCCAGAGAGACAGCACAGCACCACCTCCAACACGTTCTTCCCCTTATCAAATCCGCTTTGGAAACTGCACAAATCACTCCACATGACATTGACTGCCTCTGCTACACCAAGGGTCCTGGCATGGGAGCTCCTCTGCAAGTCTCTGCTATTGTTGTTCGTGTGCTTTCGCTTCTTTGGAAGAAGCCAATTGTTGCTGTCAATCACTGTGTTGCACACATTGAGATGGGAAGGATTGTTACCGGCGCTGATGACCCCGTTGTCTTGTATGTCAGTGGTGGCAACACTCAAGTCATTGCTTACAGCGAGGGGCGTTATCGAATCTTTGGAGAGACCATCGACATTGCTGTGGGGAATTGCTTGGATCGCTTTGCAAGGGTCTTGACACTTTCCAATGATCCTAGCCCCGGATATAACATTGAGCAG CTTgcgaaaaagggagagaagtttaTCGACCTGCCTTATGTTGTCAAAGGGATGGATGTATCTTTTAGTGGGATATTGAGCTATATTGAAGCAACTGCTGCTGAAAAGCTAAAGAATAATGAGTGCACGCCTGCAGACTTGTGCTACTCTCTGCAG GAGACATTGTTTGCCATGCTTGTGGAGATAACGGAGCGGGCTATGGCTCATTGCGACACAAAAGATGTTCTTATAGTTGGTGGTGTAGGTTGCAATGAGCGGTTGCAAGAGATGATGAGGACCATGTGCTCTGAACGTGGTGGAAGATTGTTTGCTACTGATGATAGATATTGCATTGACAATGGAGCAATGATAGCTTATACTGGTCTCCTTGAATTTGCTCATGGCGCATCAACTCCACTAGAGGATTCTACATTCACCCAGCGGTTCCGGACAGATGAAGTGAAAGCAATATGGAGAGAAGCAAATCTGGCAAAATTGAATGGGCTTGCAGAGAAGAGCACTTGA
- the LOC102667580 gene encoding uncharacterized protein At5g41620 translates to MERREKGEKREGGLMVEKLKGGVVVGKRGGPSTPPPTWRHEFPSQQNENGNNKNKNQVQEFLDFPTSTTLSARKLCAKLWQIQPHQLAPLPKMNKPPLTLRRHNRDTLLKLPNLKQLSEPPHTHQPVSATGLRRHVQTSLVQHHRSAKRNGRTKQPVSPPCYKSSMQVAPYNHVNPISSLEFKGWITESSRNPKTSRELLKVLNRIWSLEEQHASNISVVKALKMELELSWAQVKELQQEKQLNKRDMENLMEQIAEEKLVRKNKEHDKIKAAIQSVMQEIEDERRLRKHSESLHRRLARELSEVKSSFSGSLRDLEKERKTRILLENLCDDFAKGIRDYEYEVRSLMPNNAEKGQVKGDSLDRLIHLSEAWLDGRKQMKLAQAGHDLPEIDSSIVDKLGVDIETFLHAKRSFNSSTKEPMQIYPCLHSLDNNNKIEEVHKEKKGMNNSARKQVVQSKEITEDCSELQAHVMKSMLSCDENESWFVERKSSESTALFNTPGASTVGEATQGQPESNTLLWTKKMNSSHVVRNSSLSSEGNDNKVYPESIFREDSFVHSAVTGNGSPVKQWKSTLIIPDFDKSESCSKLPTKDNNTLMAKLLEARLERQKSRSRASISKREVSDENHGNVSGSCNGINTLIFCQ, encoded by the exons atggaaagaagagaaaaaggtgAGAAGAGAGAAGGAGGGTTAATGGTGGAAAAGTTGAAAGGAGGGGTTGTTGTGGGAAAAAGAGGAGGCCCTTCTACTCCCCCACCCACATGGAGACATGAGTTTCCATCTCAGCAGAATGAGAATGgtaataacaaaaacaaaaaccagGTTCAAGAGTTCCTCGACTTTCCCACCTCAACAACTCTCTCTGCCAGAAAACTCTGTGCCAAACTCTGGCAAATTCAGCCCCACCAACTAGCCCCACTTCCCAAAATGAACAAGCCGCCACTCACCCTCCGCCGCCACAATAGGGACACACTTCTTAAGCTTCCAAATCTTAAACAGTTGTCTGAACCTCCTCATACTCACCAG CCAGTATCTGCAACGGGACTGAGAAGACATGTTCAAACATCACTTGTCCAGCACCATAGATCTGCTAAAAGAAATGGTCGCACTAAACAGCCTGTATCCCCTCCTTGCTACAAAAGCTCAATGCAA GTGGCACCGTATAATCATGTAAATCCTATAAGTTCCCTAGAATTCAAGGGTTGGATTACAGAGTCAAGTCGCAACCCTAAAACATCCAGAGAGTTACTCAAGGTACTCAACCGTATTTGGAGTCTTGAAGAACAGCATGCATCAAATATATCAGTAGTGAAAGCCCTGAAAATGGAACTAGAACTTTCTTGGGCACAGGTTAAAGAGTTACAACAAGAAAAGCAATTGAATAAGCGTGATATGGAGAACTTAATGGAACAAATAGCTGAGGAGAAGCTTGTTAGGAAGAACAAAGAACATGACAAAATTAAAGCTGCAATTCAATCTGTCATGCAAGAGATAGAAGATGAAAGGAGGTTAAGAAAGCATTCAGAAAGCCTGCACCGGAGGCTGGCTAGGGAGCTTTCTGAAGTGAAGTCTTCATTCAGTGGTTCTCTGAGAGATcttgagaaagagagaaaaacacgGATCCTTTTAGAGAACTTGTGTGATGATTTTGCCAAAGGAATAAGAGATTATGAATACGAGGTACGCTCTCTTATGCCCAATAATGCTGAGAAGGGTCAAGTTAAAGGGGACAGCCTTGATAGGCTAATACATCTTTCAGAAGCTTGGCTTGACGGGCGCAAGCAAATGAAGTTAGCTCAAGCTGGCCATGATCTCCCAGAGATAGATTCATCAATTGTTGACAAGTTAGGTGTTGATATTGAAACATTTCTTCATGCAAAAAGATCTTTTAACTCCTCCACGAAGGAGCCCATGCAAATTTACCCTTGCCTACATTCAttggacaacaacaacaaaattgagGAGGTCcataaagaaaagaagggaATGAACAATTCAGCGAGGAAACAAGTTGTTCAGTCCAAGGAAATCACCGAGGATTGTAGCGAGTTGCAAGCACATGTGATGAAGAGCATGTTGTCATGTGATGAAAATGAGAGTTGGTTTGTTGAGAGGAAATCAAGTGAAAGCACAGCTCTATTCAATACCCCTGGGGCATCAACTGTGGGTGAGGCAACACAAGGTCAACCAGAAAGTAATACATTATTATGGACAAAGAAAATGAATTCAAGTCACGTAGTTAGAAACAGTTCCTTGTCTTCGGAAGGCAATGATAATAAGGTTTATCCTGAGAGTATTTTCAGGGAAGATTCATTTGTCCATTCTGCAGTTACTGGTAATGGTAGTCCAGTAAAACAGTGGAAATCTACACTGATTATCCCAGATTTTGACAAGTCTGAGTCTTGTTCCAAATTGCCTACAAAGGACAACAACACATTGATGGCAAAACTGCTTGAAGCAAGGTTGGAGAGGCAGAAATCTCGCTCCAGAGCTAGCATTAGCAAAAGAGAAGTTTCTGATGAGAATCATGGGAATGTGAGTGGTAGCTGTAACGGTATAAACACTTTGATCTTCTGTCAATAA
- the LOC100780794 gene encoding eukaryotic translation initiation factor 1A, producing the protein MPKNKGKGGKNRKRGKNEADDEKRELVFKEDGQEYAQVLRMLGNGRCEAMCIDGTKRLCHIRGKMHKKVWIAAGDIILVGLRDYQDDKADVILKYMPDEARLLKAYGELPDTTRLNEGIGAGLDEEDDATANDYIEFEDEDIDKI; encoded by the coding sequence ATGCCGAAGAACAAGGGAAAGGGAGGTAAGAACAGGAAGAGGGGAAAGAACGAGGCGGACGACGAGAAGCGAGAGCTGGTGTTCAAGGAGGACGGGCAGGAGTACGCGCAGGTGCTCCGGATGCTGGGTAACGGGCGGTGCGAGGCGATGTGCATCGACGGGACGAAGAGGCTCTGCCACATCCGCGGGAAGATGCACAAGAAGGTGTGGATCGCCGCCGGAGACATCATCCTGGTTGGACTCAGGGACTACCAGGACGACAAGGCTGACGTCATCCTCAAGTACATGCCCGACGAGGCCAGGCTCCTCAAGGCCTACGGCGAGCTCCCCGACACCACTCGCCTCAACGAGGGCATCGGCGCCGGCTTGGACGAGGAGGACGACGCCACCGCCAACGACTACATCGAGTTCGAGGATGAGGATATTGATAAAATCTAA